The region AAGCGGATTCATTAAGTAGTTCAATCGATTCACTCATTCAGCCATTAATCCGTGTAATCCACAGGTCATCAATGTTAGCAAACGAGCAGTCAATTCGAAAATCCTTTCTGATTCGCGTAAATTAGCGTTCCTCTTTTATTGAGCAAATAAACATTCGTATATTTGTGGTAGCTGTTAATCAATTTTCATCTGGCTAGGCCAATTCTGACGAGCCCATTCAAAAGCGCCCACGGTAAGCGCATGAGAAACATTCATTGAACTTGTTTTCCCAGGGTTTGGAATGAAAACGCTTTGATGACATTTTTGTAAAACCTCATTACTAATACCAAATCGCTCATTACCACACATCAAAACGCATTTTTTCGGAAGAGAGTGGCTAAATATATTTTTGCTCTGCTCTGTGGTCTCTAGGGCCACTACCTCATAACCCTCCTCAATTTGTTCCCAGAATTCTTTTTCAGTAACAATGTGATAATTCACATGGCCTAGGCTGGAATGTGCCACACGAGTCATTTTGCGAGGTCTCATTTCAAAATTCTCATGAATAAAATACACTTCCGAAATACCTAGGTTTCCAGCCAATCTTATGATGGAGCCAGCGTTATCTGGGGTTTTGAGTTCGTAGGCGGCAAGAATCAGAGAATGTTCCTTTTCTTTCTCGTCGAACTCTTTTTCTTTAAAAAACTCTACTGAGTTTCTATATTGGTCTTTCATAGCTTTGGGATGAGGATAAACTAGAAAACCCGACCGGAATGAATCCGAACGGGCTTTTGCGGTTCAGACTATTAGCCTGAAATGTACCTATATTAAATCTATTTTCTTCCGATAAACTCGTCAGAAACTGTCAATTTATGTCTTCCTTTTGC is a window of Lentimicrobium sp. L6 DNA encoding:
- a CDS encoding TrmH family RNA methyltransferase → MKDQYRNSVEFFKEKEFDEKEKEHSLILAAYELKTPDNAGSIIRLAGNLGISEVYFIHENFEMRPRKMTRVAHSSLGHVNYHIVTEKEFWEQIEEGYEVVALETTEQSKNIFSHSLPKKCVLMCGNERFGISNEVLQKCHQSVFIPNPGKTSSMNVSHALTVGAFEWARQNWPSQMKID